A window of the Gossypium hirsutum isolate 1008001.06 chromosome A05, Gossypium_hirsutum_v2.1, whole genome shotgun sequence genome harbors these coding sequences:
- the LOC107961151 gene encoding ras-related protein Rab11C isoform X2 produces MVEGKTIKAQIWDTAGQERYRAITSAYYRGAVGALLVYDITKRQTFDNVLRWLRELRDHADSNIVIMMAGNKSDLNHLRAVSTEDAEGLAEKEGLSFLETSALEAFNVEKAFQTILLDIYQIIRKKALAAQEAGSTTGVPHGTTIKVSNLQDNGTKNACCST; encoded by the coding sequence GTAGAAGGGAAGACAATTAAGGCCCAAATATGGGATACGGCTGGTCAAGAGAGGTATCGAGCCATTACAAGTGCTTACTATAGAGGTGCAGTTGGGGCATTGTTGGTTTACGATATAACTAAAAGGCAAACCTTCGACAATGTCCTAAGATGGTTACGTGAACTAAGAGACCATGCTGATTCAAACATCGTCATTATGATGGCCGGAAATAAGTCCGATCTCAACCATCTTCGAGCGGTCTCAACGGAAGATGCTGAAGGCTTGGCCGAGAAAGAAGGTCTTTCATTCCTCGAAACATCCGCACTAGAAGCTTTCAATGTCGAGAAGGCATTTCAGACAATCTTGTTGGATATTTATCAGATAATAAGAAAAAAAGCGTTGGCAGCACAAGAAGCGGGTTCCACCACTGGTGTTCCTCATGGAACCACCATTAAAGTCTCCAATCTGCAAGATAATGGAACCAAGAATGCTTGTTGTTCCACCTAA